GTACCAGCGCGGCCATGTTGGCGCCGTTGTGGTTGTCCTCCTTGGTCGCCGCCCCGCGGAGTTCGTCGGCGCCGGCGAAGCTGAACGACTCCCGAGGCCCCCTCGAAGAGGGCGATCAGGGTGTCGAGTTCGACCGGGTAGGCGTGTTCCTTCAGGTCGTACTTGCGGGCGATCGGGCGCACCATCTCGGCGATACCCTGATGCGTCTTGGTGATCACCGCTTGCAACTTGCCCGGAAGCTCCAGATTGATTGCCATGATTGATCTTTCGCTCGAAGAAGTATGTTCTCTAGCCGACCCGTCAGCTGACCACTCAGATGACTACGACGCCCTCGGCGACGCCGATGGCCCGCAGGTCGCGGTACCAGCGTTCGACCGGGTGCTCTTTGGTGTAGCCGTGGCCACCGAGCAACTGCACGCCGTCCAGGCCGATCTGCATGCCCTTGTCGGTGCCGAATCGCTTGGCGAGCGCGGCTTCCCGGGCGAACGGCAGACCCTGCTCGGCACGGGAGGCACCGCGCCAGGTGATCAGGCGCAGCCCGTCCAGCTCGATGGCGATGTTGGCGCACATGAACGCGACGGCTTGACGACGGGCGATCGGCTCGCCGAACGCCTCGCGCTCCTTGACATAGGGGATGACGTAGTCGAGCACCGCGTGCGAGGTACCCACTGCCAGGGCGGCCCACCCCAATCGGGCCAGGGCGATGGCCTCGGAGTAGTCCTCGTCGCACGCCTGGTCCTCGCCGAGACGGGCGCTGCGCGGCACCGTGACGCCGGACAGCTCAACCTGGCCCAGCGCCGCGGCGCGGATACCCATGCTCGGGTCGGACTTGACGGACAGGCCTGTGGCGGACGACTCGACGACGAACAGCGCCGGCTTGCCGTTGAGCTGCGCGCCGATCACGAAGAGTTCGGCCTCGGCCGCGGCGGGCACCAGTGATTTCACACCGTCGAGGCGATAGCCGGACGGGGTGCGCACCGCGGTGGTCCGCAACCGGGTGGGGTCGAACAGCGGATGCGGTTCGGCGATCGCCACGCATGCCTGCGGCACATTCTCGCCGGCAAACTCCTTCAGGTAGGTGGCCTGCTGGTCGGCGCTGCCCCAGTGCGTCAGCGCGGCAGCCACACCGCCGGGGGCCAGGATCGGCAGCGCCTGACCCATGTCGCCGTACGCCAACGCCTCGGCCACCAGCGCGTTGGTCACCGTGGAGCGGTGCTCGGCGATGCCGTCGAAGTCCTCGGGGATGTTGATCGCGGTGATGCCCAACTCGGCGGCCTTGGCGAGCAGGCCGTCCGGGTAGTGGGTGGCCTCGTCGGCGTCGTGCGCGGCCGGACGCAGGATCTCGGCGGCGAATTCTTCGACGGTCTCGACGATCATCTTCTGGTCGTCGTCCGGTGTGAGGTCGAAGTAGTTCTTGCCGCTGGACTTCAGCCGGGTCGGCGCGCCACGCAGGTTCTGCACTCGCTTGAACTGCCGGGTGGCGGCAGTGGTGGTGGAAAACATCTGCTTGGCGCCGTACCGCAGGGTGCGGTTCAGCGGGGCGCGCAGGTGGTGCTTGTCCAGGAATTCCTGGCCGACGACGGGGGTCAGCAACGCCAGCGCGACGTCGATTCCGGTGCGCTTGTGGGGCTTCATCCCGATCGTCGTCTGGTCCTCACCACGCTTTTTGGCGCGGGAACGGGAAGCGGAAGCGGGAAGTGTCTCGGTCATATCGGCAGCCTCTGTCGGTGGGGCGATGCGTACCACCCTATCTTACTGCGGAGTAAGATAGTTAGGGCGGTGTTAGCTAACTCACATCGTCGCGCAGGCGGTTCAGCACCCGCCCGTGCAGCGGGCCGTTGGTGGCAACGGCGCTGCCGCCATGTGGCCCCGGCGTGCCATCGAGGCTGGTGAAACGGCCACCGGCCTCGCGCACCAACACGTCGAGTGCGGCCAGGTCCCATACCGACACTTCCGGTTCGGCGGCGATGTCCACCGCGCCTTCGGCCAGTAGGCAATAAGACAGGAAGTCGCCGTAGCCGCGCACCCGCCACACCGCGTCGGTCAGTTCGATGAACCGGTCGCGCAATCCGAGTTGCGCCCACCCCGACAGGCTGGAGAACGACAGGCTGGCCGAATCCAGTTCAGCCACCGCCGAAACGGACACTCGGCGCGGCTGGGCATCGTCGACCGCGGCGTAGGCGCCGGCGCCTTGCGCGGCCCACCACCGGCGCCGCAACGCCGGCGCGCTCACCACACCGACAATCGGCACGCCGTCCTGCAACAGCGCGATCAAGCTGGCCCACACCGGTACCCCGCGCACGAAGTTCTTGGTGCCGTCGATCGGGTCGATGATCCACTGCCGTCCGGTGAATGCGGGGGTGCCGCCGAACTCCTCGCCGAGCACGTCGTCACCGGGCCGGCCGACCGCGATGGCACCGCGCAGCTCGGATTCCACGTCGCGGTCGGCGTCGGTGACCGGAGTCAGGTCAGGTTTGGTCTCGACCCGCAGGTCCAGTGCGCCGAAGCGGGCCCGGGTCAACTCGTCGGCCCGGTCGGCGAGCTCCAGTGCGAACTCGAGATCATCGTTGCGGCCCATGCCAGCAGTCCTACCATGGCCTGATGTGGGAATTCATGATGCTGCTCCTGCTGGTAGGGGTGTTGGTGCTGCTGCTGGCACCGCGCTTCCGGCGGCCCGGCCCGCGCGGGGCGCGCGCCGGCGGCACGTTGCTGGTGACCGGCGTCAGCCCCCGACCGGACGCCGTCGGTGAGCAGTTCGTGACCATCGCCGGGGTCATCAACGGGCCCACCGTCAACGAACACCCC
The nucleotide sequence above comes from Mycobacterium kiyosense. Encoded proteins:
- the fadE24 gene encoding acyl-CoA dehydrogenase, with the protein product MVRIAPPTEAADMTETLPASASRSRAKKRGEDQTTIGMKPHKRTGIDVALALLTPVVGQEFLDKHHLRAPLNRTLRYGAKQMFSTTTAATRQFKRVQNLRGAPTRLKSSGKNYFDLTPDDDQKMIVETVEEFAAEILRPAAHDADEATHYPDGLLAKAAELGITAINIPEDFDGIAEHRSTVTNALVAEALAYGDMGQALPILAPGGVAAALTHWGSADQQATYLKEFAGENVPQACVAIAEPHPLFDPTRLRTTAVRTPSGYRLDGVKSLVPAAAEAELFVIGAQLNGKPALFVVESSATGLSVKSDPSMGIRAAALGQVELSGVTVPRSARLGEDQACDEDYSEAIALARLGWAALAVGTSHAVLDYVIPYVKEREAFGEPIARRQAVAFMCANIAIELDGLRLITWRGASRAEQGLPFAREAALAKRFGTDKGMQIGLDGVQLLGGHGYTKEHPVERWYRDLRAIGVAEGVVVI
- a CDS encoding histidinol-phosphatase, giving the protein MGRNDDLEFALELADRADELTRARFGALDLRVETKPDLTPVTDADRDVESELRGAIAVGRPGDDVLGEEFGGTPAFTGRQWIIDPIDGTKNFVRGVPVWASLIALLQDGVPIVGVVSAPALRRRWWAAQGAGAYAAVDDAQPRRVSVSAVAELDSASLSFSSLSGWAQLGLRDRFIELTDAVWRVRGYGDFLSYCLLAEGAVDIAAEPEVSVWDLAALDVLVREAGGRFTSLDGTPGPHGGSAVATNGPLHGRVLNRLRDDVS